In Arthrobacter citreus, a single genomic region encodes these proteins:
- the rpsO gene encoding 30S ribosomal protein S15, whose product MALTQERKNEIISTYKTHANDTGSPEVQIAVLTENINSLNGHLRTHKKDHHSRRGLLKMVGKRRNLLNYLRNKDITRYRELINKLGLRR is encoded by the coding sequence ATGGCATTAACTCAAGAACGTAAAAACGAAATTATCAGCACTTACAAAACTCATGCAAACGATACTGGTTCTCCAGAAGTTCAAATTGCAGTTTTAACTGAAAACATTAACTCTTTAAATGGGCACTTACGTACTCACAAAAAAGATCACCACTCTCGTCGTGGTTTATTAAAAATGGTTGGTAAGCGTCGTAACTTACTTAACTACTTACGTAACAAAGACATTACTCGTTACCGTGAATTAATTAACAAATTAGGTTTACGTCGTTAA
- the ribF gene encoding bifunctional riboflavin kinase/FAD synthetase, producing MTKVIKITHPHSIKKEDCKETVLALGFFDGVHIGHQQVIKTAKEIADEKGLLLSVMTFDPHPSAILGNRDDAISYLTPLELKVKWMEKLCVDQLFVVEFSEEFANLQPQEFVDQYIISLNAKHVVAGFDFSFGKYGKGNMESLPFHSRGEFTQSTVTKFVLDEEKVSSTRIREAIKAGEMEDATHLLGRQYQIKGIVVDGDKRGRTIGFPTANISVSIPYALPSVGVYAVKCIVNGQLYEGMCNIGYKPTFYHEFQKQTIEVNIFDFNDDIYGNEVELFWYTRIRDEKKFNGINELIDQLQKDRETVKSYFLNN from the coding sequence ATGACAAAAGTAATAAAAATCACCCATCCTCATTCAATAAAAAAAGAAGATTGTAAAGAAACGGTCTTAGCACTTGGCTTTTTTGATGGAGTACATATAGGTCATCAACAAGTCATAAAAACAGCCAAAGAGATTGCGGATGAAAAAGGATTATTATTATCAGTAATGACATTTGATCCTCATCCATCTGCTATACTGGGAAATCGTGATGATGCGATTTCTTATTTGACGCCTTTGGAACTAAAAGTGAAGTGGATGGAGAAACTTTGTGTAGACCAATTATTTGTAGTTGAATTTTCAGAGGAATTTGCAAATCTCCAACCACAAGAATTTGTCGATCAATATATTATTTCTTTAAATGCAAAACATGTTGTAGCTGGATTTGATTTTTCATTTGGAAAATACGGTAAAGGGAACATGGAATCATTACCATTCCATTCTCGAGGTGAATTTACTCAATCAACCGTAACGAAATTTGTTTTAGATGAAGAAAAAGTTAGTTCGACTCGCATTAGAGAAGCAATAAAAGCCGGTGAAATGGAAGATGCTACTCATTTACTTGGTAGACAGTATCAAATAAAGGGAATAGTTGTAGACGGGGACAAACGTGGTAGAACAATTGGATTTCCGACAGCTAATATTTCTGTTTCAATACCGTATGCATTACCTTCAGTTGGCGTTTATGCAGTAAAATGTATCGTTAACGGACAACTGTATGAAGGTATGTGTAATATAGGATACAAACCAACTTTTTATCATGAATTCCAAAAACAAACAATTGAAGTAAATATATTTGATTTTAACGATGATATTTATGGAAATGAAGTAGAATTATTCTGGTACACAAGAATACGTGATGAAAAGAAATTTAATGGAATCAATGAACTGATTGATCAATTACAAAAAGATCGAGAAACTGTAAAAAGTTATTTTCTAAATAACTAA
- the truB gene encoding tRNA pseudouridine(55) synthase TruB has translation MNGVIALNKPAGLTSHDCVFKIRKILKTKKVGHTGTLDPEVTGVLPICIGEATKLIPYLTDDRKKYIGEITLGFSTTTEDAHGEIVEQKNVDRVITREEILIVLNQLTGDIQQTPPMFSAVKVNGKKLYEYARAGIEVERPTRTITIFEMMLLDDREVFEGETISFKFEVFCSKGTYIRTLAVQMGELLGYPAHMSYLTRTKAGAFTIDDCVTLEELEEATEAATLDRVMLTMEQALNEYPRLNVTAEEEVRVFNGGFFPNTMNCKEEEYIAVYNENNKIIAMYTPNPKNNQVIKPTRVFHNQ, from the coding sequence ATGAATGGCGTAATCGCACTGAATAAACCAGCAGGTCTTACCTCTCATGACTGTGTCTTTAAAATTAGAAAAATTTTAAAAACAAAAAAGGTTGGTCATACAGGTACACTTGATCCCGAAGTAACGGGTGTTTTGCCAATATGTATTGGTGAAGCAACAAAGCTAATACCATATTTAACTGATGATCGTAAAAAATATATTGGTGAAATTACTTTAGGTTTTTCTACAACAACTGAGGATGCACATGGTGAAATAGTTGAGCAAAAGAATGTTGATCGAGTTATTACTCGTGAAGAAATTTTAATTGTTTTAAATCAATTAACAGGTGATATTCAGCAAACACCTCCAATGTTTTCAGCAGTTAAAGTAAATGGTAAAAAGTTATATGAATATGCGCGAGCAGGAATCGAAGTAGAACGTCCAACTAGAACGATTACGATTTTTGAAATGATGTTACTTGATGATCGAGAAGTATTTGAAGGAGAAACAATTTCATTTAAATTTGAAGTGTTCTGTAGTAAAGGTACATATATTAGGACGTTAGCTGTTCAAATGGGTGAACTGTTAGGTTACCCTGCACATATGTCTTATTTAACTAGAACAAAAGCTGGTGCATTTACAATAGATGATTGTGTAACATTAGAGGAACTAGAAGAAGCTACTGAAGCAGCAACTCTTGATCGTGTGATGCTAACGATGGAGCAAGCACTAAATGAGTATCCCCGTTTAAATGTGACTGCCGAAGAAGAAGTAAGAGTATTTAATGGTGGATTTTTTCCTAACACAATGAATTGTAAAGAAGAAGAATATATTGCAGTCTATAACGAAAATAACAAAATTATTGCAATGTATACTCCAAATCCTAAAAATAATCAAGTCATTAAACCAACAAGAGTATTTCATAACCAATAG
- the rbfA gene encoding 30S ribosome-binding factor RbfA → MKVRAHRVGEQMKKELGEIIGRKIKDPRIGFVTVTDVQVTGDLQQAKVYISVLGDDEQRQNTLIGLAKAKGFIRSEIGQRIRLRKTPELIFEFDESVDYGNRIETLLTQINKENN, encoded by the coding sequence ATGAAAGTAAGAGCACATCGAGTTGGGGAACAAATGAAGAAAGAGCTTGGTGAAATTATTGGTAGAAAAATTAAAGATCCAAGAATCGGCTTCGTAACAGTTACTGACGTTCAAGTAACTGGTGACCTTCAACAAGCTAAAGTCTATATTTCAGTATTAGGTGACGATGAACAACGTCAGAATACATTAATTGGTTTAGCGAAAGCAAAAGGATTTATTCGTTCTGAAATTGGTCAACGTATTCGTTTACGTAAGACTCCAGAATTAATTTTTGAATTTGATGAGTCAGTCGATTATGGTAATCGAATTGAAACATTGCTAACTCAAATTAATAAAGAAAATAACTGA
- the infB gene encoding translation initiation factor IF-2, translated as MTKIRIYEYAKKQNVSSKEIIERLKDLKIEVKNHMATIAEDIVEKLNVSFQPKTVEIKQPQKAKPSFKVIPAFNVEVSEELDFEEDYQLEETEVKSKKNSNKKKKTDSQKQSSQNEDRQTTGIKKGIQNMNHKNNSTDNTSNKIIFSGSLKVSELAKKLGKEPSELIKKLFMLGIMATINQDLDKDTIELLASDYGVEVEEEVIVDETEFEGFIDEADDEASLEERPPVVTIMGHVDHGKTTLLDYIRKSKVTAGEAGGITQHIGAYQVEIEGKKITFLDTPGHAAFTTMRARGAQVTDITIIVVAADDGVMPQTVEAINHAKAAEVPIIIAVNKMDKEAANPDRVMQELTEHGIVSEAWGGDTIFVPISALNGEGVDQLLEMILLVSEVEEYKANPTRKALGTVIEAELDKGKGSVATLLVQNGTLKVGDPIVVGTSFGRVRAMVNDLGRRIKEAGPSTPVEITGLNEVPQAGDRFMVFADEKRARQVGEARASKAVLQQRSESSKLSLEDLFAQIQEGNVKEINLIVKADVQGSVEAMAGSLQKIEVEGVKVKIIHTGAGAITESDVILASASNAIIIGFNVRPDVNAKRTADLEKVDIRLHRIIYKAIEEIEAAMKGMLDPEFEEKVIGQAEVRQVFKVSKVGTIAGCYVTEGKITRDSGVRLIRDGIVVFEGQLDTLKRFKDDVKEVATNYECGITIEKYNDIKEGDVIEAYVMEEIKRK; from the coding sequence ATGACGAAAATTAGAATTTATGAGTATGCTAAAAAGCAAAATGTTTCAAGTAAGGAAATTATTGAAAGACTCAAGGATTTAAAAATCGAAGTAAAGAATCATATGGCCACAATTGCAGAAGATATTGTTGAAAAGTTAAATGTGAGTTTTCAGCCTAAAACTGTTGAGATAAAACAACCCCAAAAAGCTAAACCTTCTTTTAAGGTAATTCCTGCATTTAATGTAGAAGTTAGTGAAGAGCTTGATTTCGAAGAAGATTATCAACTAGAAGAAACAGAAGTAAAGTCAAAAAAGAACAGTAATAAAAAGAAAAAGACTGATAGCCAAAAGCAAAGCAGTCAAAATGAAGATCGACAAACGACAGGGATAAAGAAAGGCATTCAAAATATGAATCATAAAAATAACTCGACCGATAATACCTCAAATAAAATAATTTTCTCAGGTTCTTTAAAAGTATCTGAGCTTGCAAAAAAATTAGGTAAAGAACCATCAGAATTAATTAAAAAATTATTCATGCTTGGCATTATGGCAACAATTAACCAAGACCTTGATAAAGACACAATAGAATTATTAGCAAGTGACTATGGTGTTGAAGTAGAAGAAGAAGTAATTGTTGATGAAACAGAATTCGAAGGCTTTATTGATGAAGCTGATGATGAAGCTTCTTTAGAAGAACGTCCACCAGTTGTAACAATTATGGGTCACGTTGACCATGGTAAAACAACTTTACTTGACTATATTCGTAAATCAAAGGTAACTGCTGGAGAAGCAGGTGGTATCACTCAACATATCGGTGCTTACCAAGTAGAAATCGAAGGAAAGAAAATTACATTTTTAGATACTCCTGGTCACGCAGCGTTTACTACAATGCGTGCACGTGGAGCACAAGTTACTGATATTACAATTATCGTTGTAGCAGCTGATGACGGTGTTATGCCTCAAACAGTAGAAGCAATCAACCACGCAAAAGCAGCAGAAGTACCTATTATCATTGCTGTGAATAAAATGGATAAAGAAGCTGCAAACCCAGATCGTGTAATGCAGGAATTAACTGAACACGGTATTGTATCAGAGGCATGGGGTGGAGACACAATCTTTGTTCCAATTTCAGCATTAAATGGTGAAGGTGTTGATCAGTTACTTGAAATGATTCTTTTAGTTAGTGAAGTAGAAGAATATAAAGCAAATCCTACGCGTAAAGCACTAGGAACTGTAATTGAAGCTGAATTAGATAAAGGTAAAGGTTCAGTTGCAACATTATTAGTTCAAAATGGTACATTAAAAGTAGGAGATCCAATTGTAGTTGGTACTTCATTTGGTCGTGTACGTGCGATGGTAAATGACTTAGGTCGTCGAATTAAAGAAGCTGGCCCATCAACTCCAGTGGAAATTACTGGTTTAAATGAAGTTCCTCAAGCTGGCGACCGCTTTATGGTATTTGCTGATGAGAAACGTGCACGTCAAGTTGGTGAAGCTCGTGCTTCAAAAGCAGTTCTTCAACAACGTAGCGAAAGCTCAAAATTATCTCTTGAAGATTTATTTGCTCAAATTCAAGAAGGTAATGTAAAAGAAATCAACTTAATTGTAAAAGCAGACGTACAAGGTTCTGTTGAAGCGATGGCAGGTTCATTACAAAAAATTGAAGTTGAAGGCGTAAAAGTTAAAATTATCCATACTGGCGCAGGTGCAATTACTGAGTCTGATGTAATCTTAGCTTCAGCATCTAATGCAATCATTATTGGTTTCAATGTACGTCCTGATGTAAATGCAAAACGTACTGCTGATTTAGAAAAAGTTGATATTCGATTACACCGTATTATTTACAAAGCAATCGAAGAGATCGAAGCTGCGATGAAAGGTATGCTAGACCCTGAGTTCGAAGAAAAAGTAATCGGTCAAGCGGAAGTACGCCAAGTATTTAAAGTATCAAAAGTTGGAACAATTGCTGGATGTTATGTAACTGAAGGTAAAATCACTCGTGATAGCGGAGTTCGCTTAATTCGTGACGGTATTGTTGTATTTGAAGGTCAATTAGATACTTTAAAACGTTTCAAAGATGACGTTAAAGAAGTAGCTACAAACTACGAATGTGGTATTACGATCGAGAAATACAATGATATTAAAGAAGGCGACGTAATCGAAGCTTATGTAATGGAAGAAATTAAACGTAAATAA
- a CDS encoding YlxQ family RNA-binding protein, with translation MIDKGLSLLGLAARARKVVSGEELVVKEVQQKRAKLVILSKDASDLTAKKIKDKTTYYNTPLCYVENRYELGHAIGKDARVVVAITDQGFATKLQTLLN, from the coding sequence ATGATAGATAAAGGCTTGTCATTATTAGGACTTGCAGCTAGAGCTCGAAAAGTGGTTTCAGGCGAGGAGTTAGTTGTAAAAGAGGTCCAGCAAAAAAGAGCAAAGCTAGTGATTTTGTCAAAGGATGCTTCCGATTTAACCGCGAAGAAAATAAAAGACAAAACAACTTATTACAATACACCACTTTGCTATGTTGAAAATCGATATGAATTAGGGCACGCTATTGGGAAAGATGCTCGCGTGGTCGTTGCAATTACTGATCAAGGATTTGCAACAAAACTTCAGACATTATTAAATTAA
- a CDS encoding YlxR family protein: protein MNRKIPLRKCVVTQEMKPKKELIRIVRSKEGEVSIDPSGKKSGRGAYLTKSVEVVKLAQQKNTLEQQLNAKIDTSLYDELIAFIEKDQT, encoded by the coding sequence ATGAATCGAAAAATTCCATTACGTAAGTGTGTTGTTACACAAGAAATGAAACCAAAAAAAGAATTAATAAGAATTGTGCGTTCTAAAGAAGGAGAAGTGTCAATTGATCCAAGTGGTAAAAAATCGGGTCGTGGCGCGTACTTAACAAAATCTGTTGAAGTTGTGAAACTAGCTCAACAAAAAAATACTTTAGAACAGCAATTAAACGCTAAAATTGATACTAGCTTATATGACGAACTAATTGCTTTTATTGAAAAGGACCAAACATGA
- the nusA gene encoding transcription termination/antitermination protein NusA, with the protein MSSELLTALEIIEREKGISKDVVIEAIEAALISAYKRNFNQAQNVRVDFNLHNGSIRVFARKEVVSNVFDTRLEITVEEAQTHNPNFMVGDVIELEVTPKDFGRVAATTAKQVVTQRVREAERGVIYSEYIDRQEDMMTGTVQRIDSRAIYVNLGKIEAVLPVTEQIPTEKYKIHDRIKVFVTKVEKTSKGPQIFVSRTHPGLLKRLFETEVPEIYDGVVEIRSVAREAGDRSKISVYTSNPDLDPVGACVGQKGQRVQSIVNELKGEKIDIVRWSSDPVEFVANALSPSQVIRVLVNEDDKATTVVVPDHQLSLAIGKRGQNARLAARLTGWKIDIKSQSDADKIGIDYTSPAQEVTVSNDSFEAYADDFNEE; encoded by the coding sequence ATGAGTTCGGAGTTATTAACAGCATTAGAAATAATTGAAAGAGAAAAAGGAATTAGCAAAGATGTGGTAATTGAAGCGATTGAAGCGGCTTTAATTTCTGCTTATAAACGTAATTTTAATCAAGCACAAAATGTTCGAGTTGATTTTAACCTACATAATGGTTCAATTCGTGTATTTGCAAGAAAAGAAGTTGTAAGCAATGTGTTTGATACTCGTTTAGAAATTACTGTTGAAGAAGCTCAAACGCATAATCCAAACTTTATGGTTGGAGATGTTATTGAGTTAGAAGTAACTCCAAAAGACTTTGGACGAGTTGCTGCAACTACTGCTAAACAAGTAGTAACACAAAGAGTTCGTGAAGCAGAACGCGGTGTAATTTACTCTGAATACATTGATCGTCAAGAAGATATGATGACAGGTACAGTACAACGTATCGACTCTCGAGCAATTTATGTTAACTTAGGTAAAATAGAAGCAGTGCTTCCTGTAACAGAACAAATTCCAACTGAGAAATACAAAATCCATGACCGCATTAAAGTATTTGTTACAAAAGTTGAAAAAACGTCTAAAGGACCACAAATTTTTGTATCACGTACACACCCTGGATTACTAAAACGTTTATTTGAAACTGAAGTACCTGAAATATATGATGGAGTTGTAGAAATTCGTTCTGTAGCTCGTGAAGCTGGAGACCGCTCTAAAATTTCAGTCTATACATCAAATCCAGATTTAGATCCAGTAGGTGCTTGTGTAGGTCAAAAAGGACAACGTGTTCAATCAATCGTGAATGAATTAAAAGGTGAAAAGATTGACATTGTACGTTGGTCTTCAGATCCAGTAGAATTTGTAGCAAATGCACTAAGTCCATCACAAGTCATTAGAGTTTTAGTTAATGAAGATGATAAAGCAACTACTGTAGTTGTGCCGGATCACCAATTGTCTCTTGCAATTGGAAAAAGAGGTCAAAATGCAAGATTAGCTGCGCGTTTAACTGGATGGAAAATTGATATTAAATCACAGTCAGATGCAGATAAAATTGGGATTGACTATACATCACCAGCACAAGAAGTAACAGTTTCTAATGATAGTTTTGAAGCTTACGCTGACGACTTTAATGAGGAGTGA
- the rimP gene encoding ribosome maturation factor RimP, with the protein MSKKVTEVVTELAQPIIEQLGLELVDVEYVKEGKDWFLRVFIDSENGIDLEQCAGVSEKLSEVLDEKDPIENLYFLDVSSPGAERPLKKEQDFIKAIGKQVFIKTYEPILDEKKFEGKLISYTSEEVQLELTIKTRKKMITIPTPKIASARLAVTFF; encoded by the coding sequence TTGAGTAAGAAGGTCACAGAGGTTGTAACGGAATTAGCGCAACCAATAATTGAACAACTAGGATTAGAATTAGTTGATGTAGAATACGTAAAAGAAGGAAAAGACTGGTTCCTTCGAGTATTTATAGATAGTGAGAATGGAATTGATTTGGAACAATGTGCCGGAGTAAGTGAAAAACTTAGTGAAGTATTAGATGAAAAAGATCCAATTGAAAATCTTTACTTCTTAGATGTTTCATCACCTGGTGCTGAGCGTCCATTAAAAAAAGAACAGGACTTTATCAAAGCGATTGGAAAACAAGTTTTCATCAAAACTTACGAGCCAATCCTTGACGAAAAGAAATTTGAAGGAAAATTAATATCCTATACGTCAGAAGAAGTTCAGTTAGAATTAACGATTAAAACGAGAAAAAAAATGATTACAATTCCAACACCAAAAATTGCAAGTGCAAGACTTGCTGTTACGTTTTTCTAA